Proteins from a genomic interval of Hydrogenophaga sp. PAMC20947:
- a CDS encoding inorganic phosphate transporter — protein MTKRSRKAFLSRHQDVVQLGASLAFLLLVGLYASLTGANALGLSTASVWLLIISAVVGGYMAMNIGANDVANNMGPAVGSGAMTMGTAIFVAALFEAMGAIVAGGDVVGTIKGGIIDPNQITDPALFAWVMFSALLAGALWLNLATAIGAPVSTTHSIIGAVMGAGIAAGGWGLVNWGTIGSIVMSWVVSPVLGGAIAAGFLYLIKRSITYRSEMTDAAGRVVPWLIAIMAWAFGTYMMLKGFSQLIKVGFLTALFVGAAFAAVVVVVVRKPIARMAAVQVNTKEGVNRLFTWPLVCSAALLSFAHGANDVANAVGPLAAIYEAVKAGAIASKASTPLWVMVLGALGLAVGLALYGSRLIRTVGKEITELDNMRAYSIAMAATITVIVASQLGMPVSTTHISIGAVFGVGFLRELLKVNYAKMESVVFAGHQGEDRGEVETYLQRFEAAEVTEKKRMLADMKQRTKLREAAEGAMFAKNERKAFKKAYKKEIVKRSAVLRIVAAWIITVPATAILAAVLFQIVSAVLR, from the coding sequence ATGACAAAACGTTCCCGCAAAGCTTTTCTATCCCGCCACCAGGACGTGGTTCAACTCGGCGCCTCGCTGGCATTCTTGTTGCTGGTGGGCCTGTACGCGTCGCTGACAGGGGCCAATGCGTTGGGTTTGTCCACCGCATCGGTGTGGTTGCTGATCATTTCTGCTGTGGTCGGTGGCTACATGGCCATGAATATCGGCGCCAACGATGTGGCCAACAACATGGGTCCCGCCGTGGGCTCTGGCGCCATGACCATGGGCACGGCCATCTTCGTGGCCGCCCTGTTTGAAGCGATGGGCGCTATCGTCGCGGGCGGGGATGTGGTGGGGACCATCAAGGGCGGCATCATTGACCCCAATCAGATCACCGACCCAGCGCTGTTCGCCTGGGTCATGTTCTCTGCATTGCTCGCAGGCGCCTTGTGGCTCAACCTTGCCACGGCCATCGGTGCGCCGGTTTCGACCACGCACTCCATCATTGGCGCCGTCATGGGCGCAGGGATTGCCGCCGGAGGCTGGGGGCTGGTGAACTGGGGCACGATCGGCTCCATCGTGATGAGCTGGGTGGTGTCGCCTGTGCTGGGCGGCGCCATTGCGGCGGGGTTTCTCTATCTCATCAAACGCAGCATCACCTACCGCAGCGAAATGACCGACGCAGCGGGCCGTGTGGTGCCCTGGCTGATCGCGATCATGGCTTGGGCCTTCGGGACCTACATGATGCTCAAGGGCTTCAGTCAGCTGATCAAGGTGGGATTCCTGACGGCGTTGTTCGTCGGCGCGGCTTTCGCCGCCGTGGTGGTGGTGGTGGTGCGCAAACCCATTGCCCGCATGGCCGCGGTGCAGGTGAACACCAAGGAAGGGGTGAACCGCCTCTTTACCTGGCCCCTGGTCTGTTCAGCAGCCCTGTTGAGCTTCGCACACGGCGCCAACGATGTGGCCAATGCCGTGGGTCCGCTGGCCGCGATCTACGAAGCGGTCAAGGCGGGCGCCATCGCGTCCAAGGCCTCGACGCCACTGTGGGTGATGGTGCTGGGGGCCTTGGGGCTCGCCGTGGGCCTGGCCTTGTACGGTTCGCGCCTGATCCGCACCGTCGGCAAGGAAATCACCGAGCTCGACAACATGCGCGCCTATTCCATTGCCATGGCCGCCACCATCACGGTGATTGTGGCCTCCCAGCTGGGCATGCCCGTGTCCACGACCCATATTTCGATCGGCGCGGTATTCGGAGTGGGTTTCCTGCGTGAGCTGCTCAAGGTGAACTACGCCAAGATGGAGTCGGTGGTGTTCGCGGGTCACCAGGGTGAAGACCGGGGTGAAGTTGAAACCTACCTGCAACGTTTTGAAGCCGCTGAAGTCACCGAGAAGAAGCGCATGTTGGCGGACATGAAGCAGCGCACGAAGTTGCGCGAGGCGGCTGAAGGGGCGATGTTCGCCAAAAACGAGCGCAAGGCTTTCAAGAAAGCCTACAAAAAAGAGATCGTCAAACGTTCGGCTGTTCTGCGAATCGTCGCGGCCTGGATCATCACCGTGCCCGCAACCGCCATCCTGGCTGCGGTGCTCTTTCAGATCGTCTCGGCCGTGCTCCGTTGA
- the orn gene encoding oligoribonuclease: MTQNLTPSTDGAVAAVNAPVPAATLTKSDQNLIWLDCEMSGLDPEKERLLEIAVVITGPHLTPRVEGPVIVVHQSDAVLGAMDAWNKGTHGRSGLIDKVKASTVTEEQAQAELLAFIGKYVPRNGSPMCGNTISQDRRFLVKYMPKLETYFHYRCLDVSTLKELAKRWRPEIYNSFKKHQKHTALADVHESIDELEHYRTHFLR, encoded by the coding sequence ATGACGCAAAACTTGACCCCCTCGACGGACGGCGCTGTTGCCGCTGTCAATGCACCCGTACCCGCCGCCACGCTCACCAAAAGCGACCAGAACCTGATTTGGCTCGACTGTGAAATGAGTGGTCTGGACCCGGAAAAAGAACGCTTGCTGGAAATCGCGGTGGTGATCACCGGCCCCCATCTCACCCCCAGGGTGGAAGGCCCTGTGATCGTGGTGCACCAGAGCGATGCTGTGCTCGGCGCGATGGATGCCTGGAACAAAGGCACCCATGGCAGGAGCGGCCTGATCGACAAGGTGAAGGCCAGTACCGTCACCGAAGAACAGGCGCAGGCCGAGTTGCTGGCTTTTATCGGGAAATATGTGCCCCGCAATGGCTCGCCCATGTGTGGCAACACCATCAGCCAGGACCGCCGCTTCCTGGTCAAGTACATGCCCAAACTGGAGACCTACTTTCATTACCGCTGCCTGGATGTGAGCACGCTCAAGGAGCTGGCCAAGCGCTGGCGCCCGGAGATCTACAACAGCTTCAAGAAACACCAGAAACACACGGCGCTGGCCGATGTGCACGAGTCCATCGACGAACTCGAGCATTACCGCACGCACTTTCTGCGCTGA